The following are from one region of the Pygocentrus nattereri isolate fPygNat1 chromosome 20, fPygNat1.pri, whole genome shotgun sequence genome:
- the mboat4 gene encoding ghrelin O-acyltransferase yields MDLLWIIFNQNPQLAYQLFTIPFAWLFYSLATRGYLTLINRYMFLTLGGFILAVLTMGPYSLLLFITATKFVLLVHFVEPLHVHQWILGLQMCWQTLWHFYTQYQQYWLQKPADSRLLLAMSALMLLSQRVTSVSMDIQEGKVAKAFRGSYRSQAISLIPFLSYSLYFPALLGGPLCSFTTYVTFVEQISIRPPPSPLAILPWKILRVLVVLVLKYLFSSFLQLSIFRLSSPHDSPGILWIWILSLVLRLNYYAHWKISECLNNAAGLGFSGCGPNGGTLWDGLSDGDPWEIETSTRISAFARRWNDTTTAWLRRLVFQRCSTAPLFMTFGFSAWWHGLYPGQVLGFLGWATAVLGDYKLHTCIQPRLTVLWKKRLYSLLGWAYTQAVITCVVLTTELQSSDAVMLLYPTHIVVVPFVTVVILFIL; encoded by the exons ATGGATCTTCTCTGGattatttttaatcaaaatcCTCAACTGGCATATCAGTTGTTCACCATCCCTTTTGCCTGGCTATTCTACAGCTTGGCTACACGAGGATATCTCACTTTGATTAACAG GTATATGTTTCTGACGCTGGGAGGATTCATCCTTGCTGTTCTGACAATGGGTCCATACAGTTTATTACTGTTCATCACTGCTACCAAGTTCGTGCTGCTGGTGCACTTTGTGGAACCACTTCATGTTCATCAATGGATTCTTGGACTGCAGATGTGCTGGCAAACGTTGTGGCACTTCTATACACAATATCAGCAGTACTGGCTCCAGAAACCTGCCGATTCCAG gCTTTTGTTGGCAATGTCAGCTCTAATGCTCCTCAGTCAGAGAGTCACCTCTGTGTCGATGGACATCCAGGAGGGAAAAGTTGCCAAGGCCTTTAGAGGAAGCTACCGGAGCCAAGCCATTTCTCTCATTCCTTTTCTTAGCTACAGTCTCTACTTCCCTGCTCTCCTCGGAGGACCACTTTGCTCCTTTACCACTTATGTGACCTTCGTGGAGCAGATTAGCATCAGACCCCCACCTTCTCCCCTTGCCATTCTGCCTTGGAAGATACTGCGAGTGTTGGTCGTGCTAGTCCTCAAATATCTCTTCTCAAGCTTTCTACAGTTAAGCATATTCAGGTTGAGCAGTCCTCATGATTCTCCAGGTATATTATGGATCTGGATCCTTTCTCTGGTCCTCAGACTGAACTATTATGCCCACTGGAAAATAAGCGAATGTCTCAACAATGCAGCTGGTTTAGGCTTTAGTGGGTGTGGTCCAAATGGAGGGACCCTGTGGGATGGACTTTCTGATGGCGATCCATGGGAGATCGAGACGTCAACGCGTATTTCTGCATTTGCACGCCGCTGGAACGACACAACAACCGCCTGGCTACGCAGACTAGTGTTCCAGAGGTGCAGCACAGCTCCACTGTTTATGACATTTGGGTTCTCAGCCTGGTGGCACGGCTTGTACCCAGGTCAGGTCCTAGGTTTCCTAGGATGGGCCACAGCTGTGCTAGGAGACTACAAGCTCCATACGTGCATTCAACCAAGGCTCACTGTGCTTTGGAAGAAAAGGCTGTACAGTTTGTTAGGCTGGGCCTACACTCAGGCTGTCATTACTTGTGTTGTGCTCACCACTGAACTTCAGAGTTCTGATGCTGTCATGTTGCTTTATCCAACACACATTGTTGTGGTTCCTTTTGTAACTGTTGTTATACTTTTTATTCTTTAA
- the gldc gene encoding glycine dehydrogenase (decarboxylating), mitochondrial produces the protein MQSCARAWRVVTRTVSARERRRVCEKLSGRQAFTNASVNVNTVRGLRTTAAAGSRKIERILPRHDDFAERHIGPGDKEKREMLNTLGLGSVSELIENTIPSSIRLQRSLKMDDPVCENEILESLQKIASKNKLWRSYIGMGYYDCSVPPVIQRNLLENSGWVTQYTPYQPEVAQGRLESLLNYQTMVCDITGMAVANASLLDEGTAAAEAMQLCHRQNKRRTFYIDPRCHPQTIAVVQTRANYIGVKAVLKLPHEMDFSGKDVSGVLFQYPDTEGRVEDFSALVDRAHKGGALACCATDLLALCVLRPPGEFGVDVALGSSQRFGVPMCYGGPHAAFFSVKENLVRMMPGRMVGVTRDAAGKEVYRLALQTREQHIRRDKATSNICTAQALLANMAAMYALYHGPQGLRHIAERTHNATLILAEGLIRAGHKLQHETFFDTLKIHCGVAAKDILEKAVQRQVNLRVYSEGVLGVSLDETVTERDLDDLLWIFGCESSAELIAEKMNERTKGLLASPFKRTSKFLTHPVFNSYHSETNIVRYMKRLENKDISLVHSMIPLGSCTMKLNSSSELMPITWQEFANIHPFVPLDQAEGYQQLFRQLEKDLCEITGYDKISFQPNSGAQGEYAGLAAIKAYLNSKGESHRTVCLIPKSAHGTNPASAQMAGMKVQVVEVDKDGNIDVVHLKAMVDKHKANLAAIMITYPSTNGVFEENVSEVCELIHQNGGQVYLDGANMNAQVGLCRPGDYGSDVSHLNLHKTFCIPHGGGGPGMGPIGVKQHLAPFLPSHPVVNMQSSNTVSSLGTISAAPWGSSAILPISWAYIKMMGSKGLRHATEVAILNANYMAKRLESHYKILFRGSKGFVAHEFILDVRPFKKTANIEAVDIAKRLQDYGFHAPTMSWPVAGTLMIEPTESEDKGEMDRFCDALVAIRQEIADIEEGRMDTRVNPLKMAPHSLACIASSTWDRPYSREYAAFPMPFVRPETKFWPTISRIDDIYGDQHLVCTCPPMEVYESPYEERASS, from the exons ATGCAGAGCTGCGCGAGAGCGTGGCGCGTCGTCACGAGGACCGTGAGCGCCCGCGAGAGACGCCGCGTGTGTGAGAAGCTCAGCGGCAGACAGGCGTTCACGAACGCGTCCGTTAATGTTAACACCGTCCGCGGACTCAGGACCACCGCGGCTGCGGGGTCCCGGAAGATTGAGCGGATCCTGCCGAGACACGACGACTTCGCGGAGAGACACATTGGACCCGGTgataaagagaagagagagatgctCAACACGCTCGGCCTCGGG tccgTTTCGGAGCTCATAGAAAACACGATTCCTTCATCAATTCGTCTGCAAAGGAGTCTGAAAATGGACGACCCAGTGT GTGAGAATGAAATTCTCGAGTCACTCCAAAAGATTGCCTCCAAGAACAAGCTGTGGAGGTCCTACATTGGAATGGGCTATTATGACTGCTCTGTGCCCCCAGTCATACAGAGAAATCTTCTGGAAAATTCCGGATG GGTAACACAGTACACTCCCTACCAGCCTGAGGTCGCGCAGGGTCGTTTGGAGAGCCTACTTAACTACCAGACCATGGTGTGTGACATCACTGGTATGGCAGTGGCCAACGCTTCGCTTCTGGATGAAGGCACTGCAGCTGCTGAGGCCATGCAGCTTTGTCACAG GCAGAACAAGAGAAGAACATTCTACATTGATCCTCGTTGTCATCCACAGACCATTGCAGTGGTGCAGACCAGAGCAAA ctATATTGGGGTGAAGGCTGTGCTGAAATTGCCTCATGAGATGGACTTTAGTGGAAAAGATGTTAGTGGAGTGCTCTTCCAGTACCCTGATACTGAAGGAAGAGTGGAGGACTTCTCGGCACTTGTGGATCGGGCCCACAAGGGTGGG GCATTGGCTTGCTGTGCTACTGATTTGCTGGCCCTGTGTGTCTTGCGTCCACCTGGTGAGTTTGGAGTGGATGTTGCTTTGGGCAGCTCCCAGCGTTTCGGAGTGCCTATGTGTTATGGCGGACCTCATGCTGCTTTTTTCTCAGTCAAAGAAAATCTGGTTAGGATGATGCCAGGAAGGATGGTTGGAGTTACTAG GGATGCTGCTGGTAAAGAGGTGTATCGTCTCGCGCTTCAGACTAGAGAGCAGCACATCCGGCGAGACAAAGCCACGAGCAACATCTGCACTGCTCAG GCTCTTTTGGCGAACATGGCAGCTATGTACGCCCTGTACCATGGCCCACAAGGCCTGAGGCACATTGCTGAGAGGACACATAATGCAACCCTGATTCTTGCTGAAG GGCTTATTAGAGCTGGACACAAGCTCCAGCATGAAACCTTTTTTGACACACTGAAGATTCACTGTGGTGTGGCTGCCAAGGACATACTAGAGAAGGCCGTACAGCGTCAGGTTAATTTGCGAGTCTACAGTGAAGGAGTG CTTGGTGTGTCTTTGGATGAGACGGTTACAGAAAGAGACTTGGATGACTTGCTCTGGATCTTCGGATGCGAATCCTCTGCT GAGCTCATTGctgagaaaatgaatgagagaACAAAAGGTCTGCTAGCAAGTCCTTTCAAGAGGACCAGCAAATTCCTCACCCACCCAGTGTTTAACAG CTATCACTCGGAGACCAACATTGTGCGATACATGAAAAGACTGGAGAATAAAGACATTTCACTTGTGCACAGTATGATTCCTTTG GGATCCTGCACTATGAAGCTGAACAGCTCCTCAGAACTCATG CCCATCACCTGGCAGGAATTTGCTAATATCCACCCTTTTGTGCCGCTGGACCAGGCTGAGGGTTACCAACAGCTCTTCCGCCAGCTGGAGAAAGATCTTTGCGAGATCACAGGATATGACAAGATCTCCTTCCAACCAAATAG TGGTGCCCAGGGAGAATATGCTGGCCTGGCTGCCATCAAAGCCTACCTGAATTCCAAAGGAGAGTCACACAGAACA GTGTGTCTAATTCCTAAATCAGCTCATGGTACCAACCCTGCCAGTGCTCAGATGGCTGGCATGAAAGTTCAGGTGGTAGAGGTAGACAAAGACGGAAATATTGATGTGGTTCACCTGAAGGCAATG GTGGACAAACACAAGGCAAACTTGGCAGCCATAATGATCACATACCCCTCAACAAATGGTGTGTTTGAGGAAAATGTCAGTGAAGTGTGTGAGCTCATTCACCAGAACGGTGGACAGGTGTATCTGGATGGGGCCAACATGAACGCACAG GTGGGATTGTGTCGGCCAGGAGATTATGGCTCAGATGTTTCTCACTTGAACCTTCACAAAACCTTCTGTATTCCTCATGGTGGTGGAGGTCCAGGCATGGGTCCCATTGGAGT GAAGCAGCATCTTGCTCCGTTTCTACCAAGCCACCCAGTGGTGAACATGCAGTCTAGCAACACAGTTAGCTCTCTGGGCACAATCAGTGCTGCCCCCTGGGGTTCCAGTGCCATCTTGCCCATCTCTTGGGCCTATATAAAG ATGATGGGCTCAAAAGGCTTGAGGCATGCAACAGAAGTCGCCATCCTTAATGCAAACTATATGGCCAAGAGACTAGAAAGCCATTACAAAATCCTGTTTAGGGGCTCTAAAG GGTTTGTTGCTCATGAGTTTATTTTGGATGTTCGACCATTCAAGAAGACTGCAAACATCGAGGCAGTGGATATTGCCAAAAGACTGCAGGATTATG GCTTCCATGCCCCTACCATGTCGTGGCCTGTGGCTGGAACTCTGATGATTGAGCCTACAGAATCAGAGGACAAGGGCGAGATGGATCGTTTCTGTGATGCCTTGGTGGCCATTCGACAGGAAATTGCAGACATTGAAGAAGGCAGGATGGACACCAGGGTTAACCCACTAAAG ATGGCTCCCCATTCTCTGGCATGCATTGCTTCATCCACTTGGGACAGACCCTACTCCAGGGAGTATGCTGCTTTCCCCATG CCTTTTGTGAGACCTGAGACCAAGTTCTGGCCCACGATTTCAAGGATTGATGATATCTATGGTGACCAGCATCTTGTGTGCACCTGTCCCCCCATGGAGGTCTATGAATCTCCATACGAAGAACGAGCCTCCTCGTGA